A region of the Echeneis naucrates chromosome 15, fEcheNa1.1, whole genome shotgun sequence genome:
AAACAGGATCCCAATTTCTATATAGACATttcaacacagagcagcagtaacacaaatcaaacaaaacagactaCAGAGAAATGGCAGGAATGCATCATATAAATACAAGAAAGTCTTTGAGTCTCTGCAGTGAATGaggattttatttctttgctctgcATTCATTTGCACTGTGGAGATAGAACAGCttcctgtgggggggggggcaacaccTGCTCGGATTAATGCAACTACTTAATATAAATCTGTGAATTCAGAAAACTTTATCGACACCCAGAACCTAAACGAAGATGGAGGTCGAAGATTAACGGCCACATCCAAAGGTCTTGTTCCACTCCTCGTACAGCTCCAGGTCTTTGGCTGAGACGCTGGGCCGCACCGTCTTCAGGGCTTCCTGGAAGTCACCGTACAAAATGGGTCGCacctgatctgcagtgatggtggTGATGTCACTGAGCTGGATGCTGCGGATGGGCCCCAACGCCGCCTCCCGACACAGCTGAGTCATATCGGCGCCAGAGAAGCCCTCGGCCGCCGTCACCACgctctccagctcctgctcccTCAGCTGGTTCTTCTCTCGAGCCATGAGGTTGGTCACAATCTGCCGCCGGGCGGCTGCTTCGGGCAGGGGGATGTATAACCTCTTTGCCAGGCGTCGACGGGCAGCCTCGTCGATCTCCTGAGGCCGGTTGGTGGCGCCCACCACCAGGATGCGGTCCTCGGCCGCAGTGGCTGCCCCATCCAGCTGAACCAAGAACTCTGTCTTTATCCTGCGTGAGGAGTCGTGCTCGCCGTCTGTCCGCTGAGACAACAATGAGTCAATTTCATCAATAAAAATTACAGCAGGCTGGTGGCACCTGGCGATGGCGAACAAGGCCCGTaccattttctctccctcacccaCCCACTTTGATGTGAGTGACGAGGCGCTGATGCTAAAGAACGTGGCGCCAGACTGGCAGGCGATGCATTTTCCTATCAGAGTTTTACCAGTTCCTGGGGGTCCGAACAACAGGATGCCTTTGGGAGGACCACGGAGGCCAGTAAAGATGTCAGGCCGGAGCATGGGCCAAACTACAATCTCCTTTATGGTGGTCTTGGCAAACTCCAGGCCTGCGATGTCATCCCAGGCCACAGGAGGCCCGTGGTCCATGATCTCACTCATGATCAGCTCAACAATCTTTGGCTCAAAGTTTTTCAGACGCTCATCCAGGATCTGAGGCTCCTGGTTTGAATTTCGGCTCGGCCcgccttcttcctcctcctgtcgaGGCATCGGTGACACAAATTTAGAAAATGCTCCACGAGGCCTGTTAGCACCCAGAGAtttcttcacagctgctgccaTCCCAGGCGTCTGGCCTCTCTGGGGCTGATGGGGATGCTTTTTCTGTTGGTCAACTATGAACTGCTCACGAGCCGTTTTGAAGTTGGTACCGGCTCGTGGGTCAGCGGCTGCTTGACCTCCGTGTGGCCCCCTGCTGACATCCGCTCCATCTGGAGTGTAAAAATTCTTCCGCTTTGATGGATTGGATGTTGGGAAGGAGGAGTGGAAGTTTTGTGTTCCACATGCAGGCCCAGGGTTTCCCTGTGGGGGAGCTGAAGAAGGATAACTAAAGAGAGACTGCGGTCTCGCTGGCGGGCGGGGGAAGGCGTTTGAATGAACTGAGATCCCTTCTGAGCCTCTTGGCCCAGCTGCAGAAACATTCGCAGGACTAATGGCCGTGCTGTAAACTTCGGTTTTGGCCTGTGGTGGTCCTATAGTTTTCAACAATGCAGCGTCTGACCTGACACTGGTAAGGGGAGCAGGCACAGGGCTGCTGTCTTGTCCCACAGTTATGTCAACATCTTCTGGTGCCACAAGGGAACAGCCCCTCCCAGCCTGCGCCTGAATCATCTTCTGCACGCAGGGCAGCTCCAGCACGCTCTCTGCGGTCAGGGAAGACTCCCATTTGTCGCTGTAGTTCCTCTGACTGCGGGCCAGATGCAGTGCACTCTCCGCGTAGTTGTTCAGCCCCGTGCGGGGGTCATCCGAGTCCAACACCGCGGCGTAGCGCTCTGAGTAGGTCCTGAGCAGGCTGGCCATGCCGGCCTGAGAGAGCTGGGAGCTTGCCCATGCATACTGAATGGAGAGGATGTGGGCTCGGTAGGCATCGGCCGTCTGTTCAGGTGTACAGCTGCCAGATGAAATGTCAAAGGACCTCCGCTGCCATTCGTCCAGGTGTGCGCCACTCATGCCTGGCCTGCTGCAGCCTGGTGAAGGAGAGTAGACgaaatgcattaaaaatacatcacccctgacacacacagctaacATTACATTCTCATAGAGCAGATCCTTATCAAAACTTTATAAAACCAGCCTGAAGACGATGGAAGACGATGGAAGACAAGCTGCAGGTCCTCCATTAGACgctgtaataaacacacaacagggaGGGGCGCCACTTACTCTTGTCTTTGGTGATATTAGAATAAAACAGCGGACACCTCTTGTTTACAGTTTGCTGTCTCTTCCCGCCACCACGGCTTCTTCCTGAACAGACCGACTTCCTGTCGCGTCCCACTTCGTTTTTCTGAACCCTTCGTCGGTCTCTCTGCGCCGCGTACACGGCTGAAAAACCAGATGTGGTTTTAGTTTTATTGAGATGAAACgtgacaaaatgacaagattttagattgaagttttttttaGAAGAATAACTTAAAACAGCTCAGGGAAGTAGCGTATAAAAAAAATCGGAACTGGACCCGAAACATGCCTCCGTctattaaatgttattattcTGCTTTATGCTCGGCGTTAAGTTTTTTACGACTTAAAGTTGATTATTTAATCTTACCCGGAGTGAAAAACTTGAATTAATTACGGACTTTCTCCTGGTTAATGGTCTCAAGATCAGTTACTTCACATCGTTCGGGTCTACGCCGCCATCTTGTGGTCgcagaaacaaaccaaacaaatacaTTGATTGCTCAGAGCGTTGCATTCTGGGAGATGTAGTGTGAATGTTTCTTAAATTCGGCAGAAGCACTTAATTCTGCTGCGTATAATTTTTAACAACCA
Encoded here:
- the fignl1 gene encoding fidgetin-like protein 1 translates to MSGAHLDEWQRRSFDISSGSCTPEQTADAYRAHILSIQYAWASSQLSQAGMASLLRTYSERYAAVLDSDDPRTGLNNYAESALHLARSQRNYSDKWESSLTAESVLELPCVQKMIQAQAGRGCSLVAPEDVDITVGQDSSPVPAPLTSVRSDAALLKTIGPPQAKTEVYSTAISPANVSAAGPRGSEGISVHSNAFPRPPARPQSLFSYPSSAPPQGNPGPACGTQNFHSSFPTSNPSKRKNFYTPDGADVSRGPHGGQAAADPRAGTNFKTAREQFIVDQQKKHPHQPQRGQTPGMAAAVKKSLGANRPRGAFSKFVSPMPRQEEEEGGPSRNSNQEPQILDERLKNFEPKIVELIMSEIMDHGPPVAWDDIAGLEFAKTTIKEIVVWPMLRPDIFTGLRGPPKGILLFGPPGTGKTLIGKCIACQSGATFFSISASSLTSKWVGEGEKMVRALFAIARCHQPAVIFIDEIDSLLSQRTDGEHDSSRRIKTEFLVQLDGAATAAEDRILVVGATNRPQEIDEAARRRLAKRLYIPLPEAAARRQIVTNLMAREKNQLREQELESVVTAAEGFSGADMTQLCREAALGPIRSIQLSDITTITADQVRPILYGDFQEALKTVRPSVSAKDLELYEEWNKTFGCGR